Below is a genomic region from Pseudomonas frederiksbergensis.
TGGGAATCGGCCACTTGCTCGACCGTCATCCACAACACCTCTCGGGCGGTGAGCGCCAACGGGTCGGTATTGCCCGAGCGTTACTCACCAGCCCTAAGCTGCTGTTGATGGACGAGCCGCTGGCCGCGCTGGATTCACAGCGCAAAAGCGAGATCCTGCCGTACCTCGAACGGCTGCACGACGAACTGGAAATCCCGGTGTTGTACGTCAGCCACTCGCAGGATGAAGTCGCGCGACTGGCCGACCACATTGTCTTGCTCAGCTACGGCAAGGTCCTGGCCAGCGGTCCTGTCGGCGAAACCCTTGCGCGGCTCGACCTGCCGCTGGCATTGGGTGACGACGCCGGCGTGGTGATCGAAGGTCAGGTGACGGACTACGACGCCCATTACCAACTGCTGACCCTGCAACTGCCCCACAGCCCATTGAACGTGCGGGTCGCGCATTCGCCTTTGGCCGTGGGCAAATTGCTGCGCTTCAAGGTCCAGGCTCGCGACGTCAGCCTGAGTCTTCAGGGCGGCGAGCACAGCAGTATCCTCAATCGCCTGCCAGTGACGGTGACCAGCGAAATTTCCGCAGACAACGCCGCCCATGTGCTGGTGCGCCTGGATGCTGCCGGAACGCCATTGCTGGCGCGCATTACCCGCTATTCCCGCGATCACTTGAAGCTGCATCCAGGTCAGCAACTGTGGGCGCAGATCAAGGCGGTGGCGGTCCTCGCGTAAGGCGACGAACAGCACGAGAGCCTTTTTGCGCCTTTTCAACTTGCTTCTATAGTTGATGTGAACACGATTGAAGTTCGGTGATGCCATGGAAGACATTTTCGTTGTGAAACGTTGCAACAAGATCAGCGTCCAGGGTCGCCGGGCGGGTGAAGTGTCTCAGCAACAGCCGATTGCGGCGATCTGGTACCGGATCGCCGATACCCGCACCGGCGGCGGTTTTATCGGCGACGGTTATGAGCGTATTGAAGATGCCATGCGTGAGTGTCGACGGCTCAATGCCGCCAGTTCGCGGGGCTCGCGTAAAGTCTGAAACGCAGACGTGAAGCGGCTCCTCTGCAATTGGTTTTCTGGGTCTATACTGATTTCAGCTGAAGGATCGGCGACCTCATCGGCAAACGCTCGCTCCCGGCGAGCGTTTTGTTGCTCGATCAAAAGCTTCTCTGATAGGGAGGTGCTTCTCATGTCCGAAAAAGAGTCCATCACCACATTATTGACCCTGCTCGACTCGCGTCAGGCGCGCTTGGCGGCGGCCTGCAAGGAAATCGCCGACTGGGTCGACATCCATGGCGGCCACCCCACCGCGATGAAAATTCGCGACCGTCTGCAAGACATCGAGAAAGATGCGCCGCTGATTCAGAATGCGCTGACATCACTCAAACCCATCGACCGGCCACTGCCTCGATTCCGGTAAACAAGTCCCGGCCCCTACGCTCAAGCCAGCTGAAGCCGGGACTCGCTCAGGATCGGCGCGCCACCGACAGGGTGTTTCTCAGAGCCGATCCCGCGCAATACCGCTGCGAATACGCAGAATATCGGCGAGCACCGCCAAGGCGATTTCCGCCGGTGTCTTGCTGCCCAGATTAAGCCCGATGGGCGCGTGAATACGTGCCAGCTCAGCCTCGTCCAAACCACCGATACGCCGTAAACGCTCAAAGCGCTTTTGCGAGGTTTGCATCGAGCCCATTACACCGATGTAAAACGCCTCGGTGCGCACCGCTTCCATCATGGCCAGGTCGTCGATGCGCGGATCATGTGTCAGCGCCACCACCGCCGTATCGCTGTGACAGCCACCGTCGGCGATGAACATCGACGGCAACTCGCGACGAATCTCCACGTTCTCAAGGACCACACCGTCGAGGACCTCATCACGCGGATCGCACAGAATCACCTCGAAACCCAGGCCAACCGCGAACTCGGCACACGCCTGTGCCACGCTGGAATAACCGGCGAGTAACAAGCGTTGGGCCGCACCGACGCGCAAACGCACCCGATCAATTTCTCGCTCGATACGCGGCCCATGTTCACGATCAACCAGCAGGCTGCGTGCACCGCTGGCCAGATCGACTTCACGAATCAAGCGACGCTGGCCCAGCAATGCGGACTCCAGCTCGCGCAAATGGGCTTGCACCTCACCGTCAGGCTCAAGCTTTTCCACCAGCACGTCGAGCAACCCGCCGCAGGGCAGTTTCACCTGGGAGCGCGGGTCGTCGCCTTCGCCGTAGCGCACCACCGAAACGGCATCGAGGAACGCCCCTTCGGCCATGCGCTCAAGAAAGTCCTCTTCGACACAGCCGCCCGACAGCGAACCAATCCAATGGCCGCTGTCGTTGACCGCCAGCATCGAGCCCGGCGCACGGGGCGCCGAACCGTAGGTGCCGAGCACACTGCAGAGCCACACACGCTGACCAGCGTTGGACCAGGCCAACGCTCGCCGAACCACTTGCAGGTCAAGATGCTGCATATCAGTGTGCCTTGTGCTCAGCGGGGATATCCGCCTTCAACTGCTCGATCTGACTGATCAGCAGATCAGTCGGTTGACCACCCCAGGCCTGACGCAAGTAGTTGATCAGGTCGGTCGTTTGTTGCTGGCTCAATTTATCAGCAAAACCCGGCATCGGTTGCATGCGCTCGAAACCGGCAAACTTCTGTTCGCCAATGCCGTCTTCGATCACCCGCAACAGGTTGCGCGGATCTTCCAGGCGCAGCGTGGTGTTGCCTTGCATCGCCACCGCGATGTGCGGCTTGCCTTCGCCATTGGCACCATGGCAACCGGCGCAAACGTTCAGGTAATCCTGACGGCCACGCTGGGCACTCTCGGTCATTTTCGCCAGCGGCACTTCGCTCAGCACCTTCGCCGGTGGTGGTTGGTCGCCGAGCAGGAAAGTCGCCATGGCCGCCAGGTCCGGGTCATTGAGGTTCTGGGTGCTGTTATGGAACACCGGGAACATCTCGTTGAACATCGTGCCCTGGGCGCTCATACCGTGCTTGAGGAAAGAGCTCAGGTCCTGATGCGTCCAGCCGCGTGCCGCCAGATCGTTGGTGAGCAAGCTTGGCGCCAAATAGCCATTGAGCAGGCCGCCGGTCATGCGTTTGTCTTGCTGCATCGCGCCGGGCAAGCCACGCGGCGTGTGGCATTCACCACAGTGACCGAGTACATCGACCAGGTATTGGCCGCGTTTCCAGTCTTCACTTTTGCCATCAGCCGTCGCCAGTTTCACGTCCTTGCCGTAGAGCATGTTCCAGCCTGTCAACCCCAGACGCACGTTGAACGGGAAGCTCAGGCGGGTGACCGGTGCGGCACGGTTGATCGGCGCGACCGTCTGCAGGTACGCGTGGATCGCATCGGAGTCTTCACGCGGCATCAAGTGATACGAGGTGTACGGCATCGCCGGATACAGGTTGGCGCCGTCACGACGCTTGCCTTCGGTCAACGCAGCGAAGAACTCGTCGTCGCTGTACAGACCAATGCCGTGATCCTTGTCCGGGGTGATGTTGCTGCCGTAAATCGTGCCAAACGGTGAAACGATCGGCAGGCCGCCGGCATAGGGCGCGCCACCGGGTGCGGTGTGGCAAGCCATGCAGTCCGCCGCCCGTGCCAGGTATTCACCGCGCTTGATCTGTGGCTGATCGGCGGCCTGGGCCTGCTGGGTCGCCATCAGCGAAACGGCCAGACCAACCGCAGCGCCAAGGCCGGAAAGTAGTCGCTTCATGCTTAACCCTCCTTGACCAGGCCGAGATCGGTCAGCACGTTACGCGTGGCGCTGTAATAGCGCACGTAGCCGGTGCAGCGGCAGATGTGGTGGCCGAGGCTGTCCTCGATCACCGCTTCCAGTTGGCTTTTCTTGATCGGCTGACGCTGGAGTTTTTCCACCAGCACCGTCGCAGCGTTGACAAAGCCTGGGGCGCAATAGCTGCACTGGAAGGCGAACTCGTCGACGAAACGTTGCTGGATCGGGTTCAGTTCGGTGACCTTGCCGTTTTCATCACGGGCCGCATGGCCTTCGATGGTGCGGATTCTTTTGCCCTCGAAGTAATGCGCGCCGGTGATGCAGGTGCGCACTTCTTCGCTGGTACCGTCGGGGTTGTCGACAATCACCACGCAGGCGTGGCAAATGCCCTGGCCACAGCCCAGGCGCGAACCGGTAAGGTTTCGGTATTCGTGCAGGTAGTCGATCATCGGCAGATCTTCAGGGACCTCCACGGGACCGACGGATTGACCATTGAGGGTCATTTGAAGCGGACGGTTAGCCATTGAGGGCCTCCTTGATGCGCGCTGGAGTGATAGGCAGGTCCCGGACCCGTTTGCCAATTGCGTGGGCCACGGCGTTGGCAATGGCGCCCACTACCGGAATCATCACCACCTCGGCAATGCCCTTGGACGGATCGCTTGGCGACAATGGCGGGAGGATTTCCGAGGTCTGCGTCCAGACCGCGACGTCCTTGGCGCGCGGCAAACGGTAACGGTTGAAGTTCCAGTCACCCTCCCCAGGTCCACCTTCGTACAGCGGCATTTCTTCCAGCAGCGCGTGCCCGATGCCCATGGCGATCCCGCCTTCGAGCTGGCCCTTGACCAGTTCCGGCACCAACACCCGGCCACATTCGAGCCAGGAGTGATGGTTGAGGACGTGCACCTCACCCGAACCCTTGTTCACTTTCAGTTCAACCAGCGTCGCCACGGGGCTGTAATAGGTCACCGCCGCGTTGTTCAACTGGGTCGCCGGATAGGTGATGTTCTGCCGATCCAGCAGATGGAAACCGGCGCTGGTCATCTGCGCCTTTATCGCGTTCGGCGCACCGTCGCCATACTTCACGGCAAGACCATCGAGTGGCAACCGCTCGCGCACGCCATTGATGCTGTACTCGGCCTCGGCCCAGCTCCAGCGGTTGAAACCGTGCACCGTTGCACCGGTCACCAGACCGCGCTCATGGGCACGTTTGGCCAATACGGCAAATGGCAGCGGCTCCATGCCGTTGGCGGTCAGTTTGCCGTCCACCCAATGGGCATCTTCGCGGCGCAGCACATACGGGTTGGCTTGACCACCGAACGGCCCCTGACGCCAAATTTCGACGGCGGCTGGCCACAGACCGTGGTTGAACAGCACACGCGCCGCTTCACGGGTGGCGTGGCTGAAGTAGTAAGCAGAGTTGGTCGCCGACGACGCCGAGGCAATCTTGCCGACCCAACGCGGGTTGCGCAGCACGGTGTCCTGCTCGGCCTGGCTCATGATGTACGGGTTGCCACTGCTGGTCAGTTGCAGCTCTTTCCATTCGGTTTCGCCGGTCTTCACTTCACTGGCCGGGTTGCCGAGGAAATCGGCGACCACCAAGGCCTGCGAAGTGGACATGCCGGTGCCAATTTCGATGCCGATATGGCGCAGCGTGATATGCCCGTCAGCAGTGAATTCGACACTGGCCATCGGCGCTTCGGACCCGGTGCCGAAGTCTTTCTGGCAGATGGCAAAACCGATGCCGTACCAGTTATCCGGATCCTTGGCGTCCTCTTGCTTTTTCAGTGCGTGACGGTTTTTCCAGAGCTCGTTATCAGCTGCCTTCTCAAGAATTTCGTGCAGGCGCAACGCACCTGCCGGCACTGCGCCCTGGGTGTTTTTCATCCCGGACAGCAGCGCGTTCTTCTTGCGCAGGTCGATGGCGTCGATACCCAGACGATCAGCGATTTCGTCCACCATCATCTCGGTGGCGGCCATGCTTTGCAGGGTGCCGTAACCCCGCATGGAGCCTGCTTCAACGCCGCGCGAGTGGTAAGCGGTCACTTGCAGGTCGTTCTGTGGCATGTAGTAAATCGACTGCGCGGCCGTCGCACCGACCGCCGCCACCGAAGGGCTGTAGTTGATTCGGCCACCGCCGTCGATGGACATGTCAGCACGGAAAATCTTGAAAGTGTGATCCTGTTTGTCGACAGCCAACTGGTAGCGAATGTCGAACGGATGACGCTTGATACCGCTCTGGAATTGCTCGTATCGGTCGTTGGCCAGACGCACCGGCACACCGCCACCATACAACGCCGCCAAGGCCGCGTAGTAGACAAAGATGTTGTGGTCTTTGGAGCCGTAGCCGACGGTATAACCAGGGTGCATGTTCAGCGTGCTCAAGCCGAAACGCGATGGTGCGATCATCTTCGCGGTTTCAGTCGCAGCCTCCAGCGGGCACTGGGTCGCGACGACAAAATGCAGGGTCTTGGTCGCCGGGTCATACCAGCCATTGCCGTTGTCCGGTTCCATTGCAGCCGGTTCAATCGACGGCGTCTTGTAGCGCTCGTCGAAGACCATCCAGCCTTCTGGCGGGGTTTCCAGTTGCTGCTTCATGCGATCGGCATAAAACAGGCCACGCTCGGTCAGGTTGCCATGCAGGTTCGGCTGGGCGTTCCACACCGGACGCCGCTCGCGAATCATTGGGAACAGGATCGAGTCTTTCAGACTGGCGAATTCATCTTCATCCGCCGAGGTTGCACCTCCGACCCGCACGTAACGGAAACTGCCATAAGGATCGCGCGTGTAAAACGGCGCCTCGGCGCCGTAACGGATCGCTTTGTCGTTGAACTTGAGTGTGTTCTTGGCCTGACGGAAACGCTCGAAGTCGTTCCAGATCAGGATCGCCACCGGGTGGCCGATGAACATCGGCACCTTGCCGGTCGGCAGCAGTGGATCGGGCGCGTGGTCTTCAGGGAAAACGATGCCGTCCTTGTCCAGGTCTTCAGCGGTGACGATGCGATCTGGCTGCAACTCGGCCCCCAGCAACGACAGGTCGAAACCGTCATAAATGCGGTCGGCGCGAATGGTTTTGAGCAACATCGCGTGGCCTTGTTGCTGCGGCCAGCCCGGCA
It encodes:
- the modC gene encoding molybdenum ABC transporter ATP-binding protein, translated to MASTIHARLQLSYPDFSLDVDLNLPGRGVTALYGHSGSGKTTCLRCIAGLERAGQGFVQINDEVWQDSSKKLFVAPHKRALGYVFQEASLFPHLSVQANLEFGLRRIPRQQRRVDMAHATELLGIGHLLDRHPQHLSGGERQRVGIARALLTSPKLLLMDEPLAALDSQRKSEILPYLERLHDELEIPVLYVSHSQDEVARLADHIVLLSYGKVLASGPVGETLARLDLPLALGDDAGVVIEGQVTDYDAHYQLLTLQLPHSPLNVRVAHSPLAVGKLLRFKVQARDVSLSLQGGEHSSILNRLPVTVTSEISADNAAHVLVRLDAAGTPLLARITRYSRDHLKLHPGQQLWAQIKAVAVLA
- a CDS encoding XdhC family protein, with amino-acid sequence MQHLDLQVVRRALAWSNAGQRVWLCSVLGTYGSAPRAPGSMLAVNDSGHWIGSLSGGCVEEDFLERMAEGAFLDAVSVVRYGEGDDPRSQVKLPCGGLLDVLVEKLEPDGEVQAHLRELESALLGQRRLIREVDLASGARSLLVDREHGPRIEREIDRVRLRVGAAQRLLLAGYSSVAQACAEFAVGLGFEVILCDPRDEVLDGVVLENVEIRRELPSMFIADGGCHSDTAVVALTHDPRIDDLAMMEAVRTEAFYIGVMGSMQTSQKRFERLRRIGGLDEAELARIHAPIGLNLGSKTPAEIALAVLADILRIRSGIARDRL
- a CDS encoding c-type cytochrome, which gives rise to MKRLLSGLGAAVGLAVSLMATQQAQAADQPQIKRGEYLARAADCMACHTAPGGAPYAGGLPIVSPFGTIYGSNITPDKDHGIGLYSDDEFFAALTEGKRRDGANLYPAMPYTSYHLMPREDSDAIHAYLQTVAPINRAAPVTRLSFPFNVRLGLTGWNMLYGKDVKLATADGKSEDWKRGQYLVDVLGHCGECHTPRGLPGAMQQDKRMTGGLLNGYLAPSLLTNDLAARGWTHQDLSSFLKHGMSAQGTMFNEMFPVFHNSTQNLNDPDLAAMATFLLGDQPPPAKVLSEVPLAKMTESAQRGRQDYLNVCAGCHGANGEGKPHIAVAMQGNTTLRLEDPRNLLRVIEDGIGEQKFAGFERMQPMPGFADKLSQQQTTDLINYLRQAWGGQPTDLLISQIEQLKADIPAEHKAH
- a CDS encoding (2Fe-2S)-binding protein translates to MANRPLQMTLNGQSVGPVEVPEDLPMIDYLHEYRNLTGSRLGCGQGICHACVVIVDNPDGTSEEVRTCITGAHYFEGKRIRTIEGHAARDENGKVTELNPIQQRFVDEFAFQCSYCAPGFVNAATVLVEKLQRQPIKKSQLEAVIEDSLGHHICRCTGYVRYYSATRNVLTDLGLVKEG
- a CDS encoding xanthine dehydrogenase family protein molybdopterin-binding subunit gives rise to the protein MSNRDISRRSFLQGGLIAGVSVTLTPLSSQALAALMENSVTVPSEQWLGNNGKARMRNDSLSKVCGSKVFARDIRAKDMPGWPQQQGHAMLLKTIRADRIYDGFDLSLLGAELQPDRIVTAEDLDKDGIVFPEDHAPDPLLPTGKVPMFIGHPVAILIWNDFERFRQAKNTLKFNDKAIRYGAEAPFYTRDPYGSFRYVRVGGATSADEDEFASLKDSILFPMIRERRPVWNAQPNLHGNLTERGLFYADRMKQQLETPPEGWMVFDERYKTPSIEPAAMEPDNGNGWYDPATKTLHFVVATQCPLEAATETAKMIAPSRFGLSTLNMHPGYTVGYGSKDHNIFVYYAALAALYGGGVPVRLANDRYEQFQSGIKRHPFDIRYQLAVDKQDHTFKIFRADMSIDGGGRINYSPSVAAVGATAAQSIYYMPQNDLQVTAYHSRGVEAGSMRGYGTLQSMAATEMMVDEIADRLGIDAIDLRKKNALLSGMKNTQGAVPAGALRLHEILEKAADNELWKNRHALKKQEDAKDPDNWYGIGFAICQKDFGTGSEAPMASVEFTADGHITLRHIGIEIGTGMSTSQALVVADFLGNPASEVKTGETEWKELQLTSSGNPYIMSQAEQDTVLRNPRWVGKIASASSATNSAYYFSHATREAARVLFNHGLWPAAVEIWRQGPFGGQANPYVLRREDAHWVDGKLTANGMEPLPFAVLAKRAHERGLVTGATVHGFNRWSWAEAEYSINGVRERLPLDGLAVKYGDGAPNAIKAQMTSAGFHLLDRQNITYPATQLNNAAVTYYSPVATLVELKVNKGSGEVHVLNHHSWLECGRVLVPELVKGQLEGGIAMGIGHALLEEMPLYEGGPGEGDWNFNRYRLPRAKDVAVWTQTSEILPPLSPSDPSKGIAEVVMIPVVGAIANAVAHAIGKRVRDLPITPARIKEALNG